A genomic window from Nitrosopumilus sp. includes:
- a CDS encoding ABC transporter ATP-binding protein, whose protein sequence is MVLISVNGLSTKYDSTNGPVYAVDDVDFELKDGESIGIAGESACGKSTLGLSIIRMLSGGKTKGTILFDEESLLGLSESDFNKEFRWKKIAMIFQGAMNSLDPVFTINEQCLEIIKQHNFAGDSQKIISDAMNAVSLNESILKKYPHELSGGMKQRVVIAMALLLKPKFVIADEPTTALDVLIQAQIVNLLKNLKKDGMSFMLITHDLAVLSEIAEKIGIMYGGQIVEFGSSQEIYKNPKHPYTKGLLESIPTLSGNIPKYIKGIPPSLVDPPTQCRFLERCPVAVEKCKQLPPKFKTETGYVRCWLYE, encoded by the coding sequence ATGGTACTCATATCTGTAAATGGCCTCTCAACAAAATATGATTCTACAAATGGCCCTGTATATGCAGTTGATGATGTTGATTTTGAATTAAAGGACGGAGAATCAATAGGAATTGCAGGAGAGAGTGCATGTGGTAAAAGCACCTTAGGATTGTCTATAATTCGAATGCTTTCAGGTGGAAAGACAAAAGGTACGATATTATTTGATGAAGAATCTCTTTTGGGGCTGTCTGAGTCAGATTTTAACAAAGAATTTAGATGGAAAAAAATCGCCATGATTTTTCAAGGTGCGATGAACTCCCTAGATCCTGTCTTTACAATTAATGAACAATGTCTTGAAATAATAAAACAACACAACTTTGCTGGTGATTCTCAAAAAATAATTTCAGATGCTATGAATGCTGTTAGTTTGAATGAATCTATTTTGAAAAAATATCCGCATGAGCTAAGTGGCGGAATGAAGCAAAGAGTGGTAATTGCTATGGCTCTTCTTCTAAAACCAAAATTTGTGATTGCCGATGAACCAACTACAGCACTTGATGTCTTAATTCAGGCCCAAATTGTAAACTTGTTAAAGAATCTCAAAAAAGATGGTATGTCTTTTATGCTAATTACGCATGATTTGGCAGTATTATCTGAGATTGCTGAAAAAATTGGAATAATGTACGGTGGTCAAATAGTAGAGTTTGGCTCATCTCAAGAAATTTACAAAAATCCAAAACACCCCTACACTAAGGGTCTCTTGGAATCCATTCCCACGTTGAGCGGAAACATTCCAAAATATATTAAAGGAATTCCTCCTAGCTTAGTTGATCCTCCAACTCAATGTAGATTTTTGGAAAGATGTCCTGTGGCAGTTGAAAAATGCAAACAACTTCCACCAAAATTTAAAACTGAAACTGGTTATGTACGATGTTGGTTATATGAATAA
- a CDS encoding transcription elongation factor NusA, with protein sequence MILPICGFDAKNSILCPQCESKVESGQLTKADVDASIILAKLARSNKEIEDFMLYSCKEFDGNFVLSLAKNNIMKIRQSRTLYRQFQNQFKGKIWLVEADETDKRFIEDLFFPTKILSINVVWAPGGVQKTKAVVSGKWTPKFPIDTQKVIQIVKDARNLDIEIEFEDKR encoded by the coding sequence ATGATACTTCCAATCTGTGGCTTTGATGCAAAAAATTCAATTCTCTGTCCCCAATGTGAAAGTAAAGTAGAATCGGGCCAACTTACAAAGGCAGATGTGGATGCATCTATAATTCTGGCAAAGCTTGCAAGATCAAACAAAGAGATCGAGGATTTTATGCTATATTCTTGCAAAGAGTTTGATGGAAATTTTGTTTTGTCACTGGCAAAAAACAATATTATGAAAATAAGGCAAAGTCGTACACTGTACAGACAATTTCAAAACCAATTCAAGGGAAAGATTTGGCTTGTAGAGGCAGATGAGACAGACAAGCGATTCATTGAAGATCTATTCTTTCCAACCAAGATATTGTCAATTAATGTAGTATGGGCTCCAGGTGGAGTTCAAAAGACAAAGGCAGTAGTATCTGGAAAATGGACCCCAAAATTCCCAATTGACACACAAAAAGTAATACAAATTGTGAAAGATGCCCGAAACCTTGACATTGAGATAGAATTTGAGGATAAAAGATAA
- the aspS gene encoding aspartate--tRNA(Asn) ligase, with translation MRIKDNMIFVKTHDISELTTELIGKQVILGGWIEDLRKLGKMSFITLRDVSGISQVIVKGELNNKLPEINRQSVVSVKGTVQETKAHDFAFEIKADEIEVLGKAVHPLPVDPIGRLESNIDTRLNHRALDMRNQKTASIFKLRHHVLQSLRKTLAEKKFIEITTPKIIGSASEGGADLFSLEYFGKTAYLAQSPQLYKEQMTIGLERVFEISNFYRAEHSHTGRHLSEFTSIDIEAAFMDYNDVMNILESLVLEVYKFTSKNCKKEQELIEYEIKVPSSSFERITYTQCIDELKKEGEKVDFGDDLLDSHLRIIGKNHPGFFFLIDWPMKLKPFYIREKDEDVTLSRSFDLQYGYLELASGGTRLHNPETLRNRLAEQGLNPAQFADHLKTFDWGMPPHSGWGMGLDRLMTTLIGIDNVREVVLYPRDPDRLNP, from the coding sequence TTGAGGATAAAAGATAACATGATCTTTGTAAAAACCCACGACATTTCAGAACTAACTACTGAACTAATTGGAAAGCAGGTAATACTTGGTGGGTGGATAGAAGATCTTAGAAAACTAGGAAAGATGTCATTTATTACACTTCGTGATGTATCAGGAATTTCTCAAGTCATAGTAAAAGGAGAACTAAATAACAAACTCCCTGAGATTAATCGTCAGAGTGTTGTTAGCGTCAAAGGGACGGTACAAGAAACTAAGGCTCATGACTTTGCATTTGAGATCAAAGCTGATGAGATCGAAGTTTTAGGAAAAGCAGTTCACCCATTACCAGTAGACCCAATTGGAAGACTGGAAAGTAATATAGATACAAGACTAAATCATCGTGCGTTAGATATGAGAAACCAGAAAACAGCGTCAATATTCAAGTTACGACATCACGTATTACAATCATTACGTAAAACATTAGCAGAGAAAAAATTCATCGAGATTACAACGCCAAAAATTATTGGCAGTGCAAGTGAAGGAGGGGCTGATTTATTTTCACTAGAGTATTTTGGAAAAACTGCGTATCTTGCACAGAGTCCTCAATTATACAAAGAGCAGATGACAATTGGACTTGAGAGAGTATTTGAGATTTCAAACTTTTATCGAGCAGAACACTCTCATACAGGACGACATCTCAGTGAGTTTACAAGTATAGATATTGAGGCGGCATTTATGGATTACAATGATGTTATGAATATTTTAGAATCACTAGTCTTAGAAGTATACAAGTTTACATCAAAGAATTGCAAAAAAGAACAGGAATTAATTGAATATGAAATTAAAGTTCCATCATCATCATTTGAAAGAATAACATACACACAGTGTATTGACGAATTAAAAAAAGAAGGTGAAAAAGTAGATTTTGGAGATGATTTGTTAGATTCGCATCTGAGAATAATTGGTAAAAACCATCCAGGGTTTTTCTTTTTAATTGACTGGCCAATGAAGCTAAAACCATTTTACATCAGAGAAAAGGATGAAGATGTAACACTGTCACGCTCATTTGATTTACAGTATGGATATTTAGAATTGGCATCTGGTGGAACCAGATTGCATAATCCTGAAACTCTGAGAAATAGACTGGCTGAACAAGGACTTAATCCTGCCCAGTTTGCAGACCATCTCAAGACATTTGATTGGGGAATGCCACCACATTCTGGATGGGGAATGGGTTTAGACAGGCTGATGACTACGCTTATTGGAATTGACAATGTCCGCGAAGTTGTCTTATATCCACGAGAC